In Limisalsivibrio acetivorans, one genomic interval encodes:
- a CDS encoding response regulator transcription factor: MRHYLVISNNTLHAEFLTELLIMQNHRCDTLKYDDYQGVEGYLNSYNPDFVILDIFSSNFNEHLLKTILESDDNAEAMLLTSRSNPFQKYYFKKYGVRNFVYIEDDVKEIAESLKGIRGKRKTALWPRSLDNLTIREYEVLQKIALGMTSKEIAEKLSISKNTVDTHRNKMLQKLKLSNSTALVNYALKSGLI, translated from the coding sequence ATGAGACATTATCTGGTTATAAGCAACAATACTCTCCATGCAGAGTTCCTCACAGAGCTGCTTATTATGCAGAACCACCGTTGCGATACCCTTAAATACGACGATTATCAGGGCGTTGAGGGTTATCTAAACAGCTATAATCCAGATTTTGTTATTCTGGACATCTTCTCAAGCAACTTTAATGAGCACCTACTCAAAACGATTCTTGAGAGCGATGATAATGCAGAGGCTATGCTCCTCACCTCCAGATCGAACCCCTTCCAGAAATATTACTTCAAAAAATACGGTGTACGAAACTTTGTATATATAGAAGACGATGTCAAAGAGATTGCCGAATCCCTCAAAGGTATACGAGGCAAGCGCAAGACCGCACTCTGGCCCAGATCCCTTGATAATCTCACCATACGCGAATACGAGGTTCTCCAGAAGATCGCCCTCGGCATGACCAGTAAGGAGATCGCAGAAAAACTGAGCATAAGCAAGAATACTGTGGACACCCACAGGAACAAGATGCTCCAGAAGCTCAAGCTCTCTAACTCCACAGCCCTTGTAAACTATGCGCTAAAATCCGGACTTATCTAA
- a CDS encoding glycine cleavage system protein R, whose amino-acid sequence MGKKNLYSLMLVAGDRPGIVAEVTDVMVKNSFNIEDSSSTLLKGFFAAIFIVSHDEDLPVERVKSMYADMERRMDVSVQVQDINDAPGSPDGDNFIISVYGSDKPGIVNKVAGYLSDKGINIADLQTKVAGKDEAPIYIMVLEVVVPEAVQGEDWTGDLKKISEELGTDIHVRQIETYEL is encoded by the coding sequence ATGGGTAAAAAGAATCTTTACTCCCTGATGCTTGTCGCCGGTGACAGGCCGGGTATAGTGGCGGAAGTCACGGATGTTATGGTTAAAAACAGTTTTAATATCGAGGATTCCAGCTCTACCCTCCTCAAGGGGTTCTTTGCGGCTATCTTTATCGTAAGCCACGACGAGGATCTTCCCGTGGAGAGGGTGAAGAGCATGTATGCGGATATGGAGAGGCGCATGGATGTTTCTGTGCAGGTGCAGGATATCAACGATGCACCCGGCTCCCCCGATGGGGACAACTTCATTATCTCTGTATACGGTTCGGACAAGCCGGGGATAGTGAACAAGGTAGCCGGATATCTTTCCGATAAAGGGATAAATATCGCAGACCTGCAGACAAAGGTTGCGGGAAAGGACGAAGCGCCCATATATATTATGGTGCTTGAGGTGGTCGTTCCCGAGGCTGTTCAGGGAGAGGACTGGACAGGTGATCTCAAGAAGATCTCCGAAGAGCTCGGTACGGATATCCATGTCCGGCAGATTGAAACATACGAGTTGTGA
- the def gene encoding peptide deformylase — MAIKEVLTYPNPLLKEIAEDVTEIDDKVKQVIQDLKDTMEGSGHSVGIAAPQIGELYRIIAIDPGKNKKCKEHHGQRIMINPVILKWEGIKPFREGCMSVPDYTGNVNRARKILVQFRDENFEERVFETEDFEAILIQHESDHLDGILFIDRVISRRTDLFRRKKYK, encoded by the coding sequence ATGGCGATAAAAGAAGTTCTGACCTACCCCAACCCTCTGCTTAAAGAGATAGCGGAGGATGTGACCGAGATAGATGACAAGGTAAAGCAGGTTATTCAGGATCTTAAGGATACGATGGAGGGGAGCGGTCACTCTGTGGGCATTGCCGCACCGCAGATTGGCGAGCTGTACCGCATAATAGCCATAGATCCGGGGAAGAACAAGAAGTGTAAGGAGCACCATGGCCAGAGGATTATGATAAACCCTGTTATCCTCAAATGGGAGGGTATCAAGCCCTTTCGTGAGGGGTGCATGAGTGTTCCGGACTATACGGGAAATGTTAACCGTGCGAGGAAGATCCTTGTGCAGTTCAGGGATGAAAACTTCGAGGAGCGTGTTTTTGAAACCGAGGACTTCGAGGCTATCCTGATCCAGCATGAGTCGGACCACCTCGATGGTATTCTCTTCATAGACCGTGTTATATCCAGACGGACGGATCTGTTCCGCAGAAAGAAATATAAATAG
- a CDS encoding 2-dehydropantoate 2-reductase: protein MESSHLNKRIAIVGAGAIGSFYGYFMAKAGYDVTLVARGAHLEAMQESGKVKLDSRIHGSGEASVNAKGFLEGEYDCIIISVKSQDTEVACEMAKGHLKNSGYAISFQNGIENAEILERHFGADSTLGASLYIGVWIETPGTVNHSAYGDVTFGAPNARAKTHANDFASILENSGLKFTQTDNIRYVLWKKLVWNVAYNPLSALLESKCGRMAKNADTYSLMVNMVLETLEAAKLEGIEIPEDDWRPLIAYKDSLNDYKTSMLVDIQKGRNPEIDGILLPVIKKLEVAGKKAPYCETVYKSLKFKYGDKFVYTPRIAADVIVRKGDSILLIERGNEPYGWAIPGGFVDYGERVEDAARRELLEETGLESPEVHFLGIYSDPERDKRGHVASAVYYADIPDAAPVAGDDAKNARFWKLDELPAELAFDHAKVIQDYIERTGG from the coding sequence ATGGAATCATCTCATTTAAATAAACGGATAGCGATAGTGGGAGCCGGTGCCATCGGCTCCTTTTACGGATACTTCATGGCAAAGGCGGGCTACGACGTAACCCTCGTTGCAAGAGGTGCCCACCTCGAAGCGATGCAGGAGAGCGGCAAGGTGAAGCTAGACAGCCGTATCCACGGCAGCGGTGAGGCTTCTGTAAACGCCAAAGGCTTCCTTGAGGGGGAGTACGACTGCATCATTATATCCGTTAAATCCCAGGATACCGAGGTGGCCTGCGAGATGGCGAAGGGTCACCTTAAAAACAGCGGGTACGCCATATCCTTCCAGAACGGGATCGAGAATGCGGAGATACTCGAAAGGCATTTCGGCGCGGACAGCACCCTCGGAGCCTCGCTGTACATCGGCGTATGGATAGAAACACCCGGCACGGTGAACCATTCCGCATATGGGGATGTAACCTTCGGCGCTCCCAACGCCAGAGCAAAGACCCATGCCAATGACTTCGCCTCTATACTTGAAAACTCCGGTCTTAAATTCACCCAGACAGACAATATACGCTATGTCCTCTGGAAGAAACTGGTATGGAACGTTGCATACAACCCCCTTTCCGCACTCTTAGAGAGCAAATGCGGCAGGATGGCCAAGAACGCTGATACCTATTCCCTCATGGTTAACATGGTTCTGGAGACCTTGGAGGCGGCTAAGCTTGAGGGGATTGAGATACCCGAGGATGACTGGCGCCCCCTCATCGCTTACAAGGACAGCCTCAACGACTATAAAACAAGCATGCTTGTGGACATACAAAAAGGAAGAAATCCGGAGATAGACGGCATCCTCCTCCCCGTAATCAAGAAGCTTGAGGTAGCCGGCAAAAAGGCCCCATACTGCGAGACGGTTTATAAATCACTCAAATTCAAGTACGGGGACAAATTCGTATACACCCCCCGCATTGCGGCGGATGTCATCGTACGCAAGGGGGACTCCATACTCCTCATAGAACGAGGAAACGAGCCCTACGGATGGGCGATTCCGGGTGGATTTGTGGACTACGGCGAGCGTGTGGAGGATGCGGCGAGGCGTGAGCTTCTAGAGGAAACCGGTCTTGAATCACCGGAGGTTCATTTCCTCGGAATATACTCCGACCCCGAGCGTGACAAGCGGGGGCATGTGGCGAGCGCAGTATACTACGCCGATATACCCGATGCCGCACCAGTTGCTGGAGATGATGCGAAGAATGCAAGGTTCTGGAAGCTGGATGAGCTCCCCGCAGAACTCGCCTTCGACCATGCAAAGGTTATTCAGGATTACATAGAAAGAACCGGGGGGTGA
- a CDS encoding response regulator transcription factor: protein MLSARWGGSVYESADGKSALERYRSLKPDIVIADIKMPGMNGVEIAKEIRKNDKNTRIVITTAYTDNKYTLEAMELLITRYLVKPVSTKELFTALAKCVTELEEINPDSYELRPGLLYNKWTKTLTGEEGEIKLTNIECSILEVLIEDRGKVVRYAKFEDDVWNGEYMSKDTLRAHIKALRSKLGGELIKSSKSIGYMLEFYNYQNNQ, encoded by the coding sequence GTGCTCTCAGCAAGATGGGGGGGAAGCGTCTATGAATCTGCTGACGGAAAAAGCGCACTCGAACGCTATCGTTCTCTAAAGCCTGATATTGTAATTGCGGATATTAAGATGCCCGGCATGAACGGCGTTGAGATAGCGAAGGAGATCCGTAAGAACGATAAAAACACCCGAATAGTCATAACAACGGCTTACACAGACAATAAATACACCCTCGAAGCCATGGAGCTCCTGATAACCCGCTACCTTGTTAAACCTGTCAGCACCAAAGAGCTTTTTACAGCTCTGGCGAAATGCGTAACCGAGCTGGAGGAGATAAACCCGGACAGTTACGAACTGCGCCCCGGTCTCTTATATAACAAGTGGACCAAGACCCTCACAGGTGAAGAGGGTGAGATTAAGCTTACCAATATAGAGTGCAGTATCCTTGAGGTTCTCATCGAGGACAGAGGTAAAGTAGTTCGCTATGCCAAGTTTGAGGATGATGTCTGGAACGGCGAATATATGTCTAAAGATACCCTAAGAGCCCACATAAAGGCGTTACGAAGCAAGCTGGGCGGAGAGCTTATTAAGAGCAGTAAGAGTATCGGCTACATGCTTGAGTTTTACAACTATCAGAATAATCAATAG
- a CDS encoding peroxiredoxin, protein MENRMPTLGEQFPEMEVVTTHGTMKLPADMKGKWWVLFSHPADFTPVCTTEFVAFQKRKKEFDELDCELVGMSVDQVFSHIKWVQWIKEELNEEIQFPVIADELGVVSGKLGMIHSAKGTNTVRAVFIVDPKGAMRIILYYPQEIGRNIDEVVRAVKALQHSDKNGVAIPAGWPNNELINDNVIIPPAADEKTANERAALAEKGEIECFDWWFCHRKKIEP, encoded by the coding sequence ATGGAAAACAGAATGCCCACACTCGGAGAACAGTTTCCTGAGATGGAAGTAGTAACAACCCACGGAACCATGAAGCTCCCCGCAGATATGAAGGGGAAGTGGTGGGTTCTCTTCAGCCACCCCGCTGACTTTACACCCGTATGCACCACAGAGTTTGTTGCTTTCCAGAAGCGCAAGAAAGAGTTTGACGAGCTTGACTGCGAGCTTGTCGGAATGTCCGTGGATCAGGTTTTTTCACACATCAAATGGGTACAGTGGATAAAAGAGGAGCTCAACGAGGAGATCCAGTTCCCCGTAATTGCGGATGAACTAGGCGTTGTTTCCGGCAAGCTCGGCATGATCCATTCCGCCAAGGGAACTAATACCGTGCGTGCTGTGTTCATAGTAGACCCCAAAGGGGCTATGAGGATTATCCTCTACTATCCCCAGGAGATCGGCAGGAACATCGATGAAGTTGTTCGTGCTGTGAAGGCTCTCCAGCACTCCGACAAGAACGGCGTAGCTATCCCCGCAGGCTGGCCCAACAACGAGCTTATCAATGACAACGTGATCATCCCCCCTGCGGCGGATGAGAAGACGGCGAATGAAAGAGCCGCCCTCGCAGAGAAGGGTGAGATAGAGTGCTTCGACTGGTGGTTCTGCCACAGAAAAAAAATAGAACCCTAA
- a CDS encoding 2-hydroxyacid dehydrogenase — MKVLITGRIPFDVVSALEGFEIDYNDTENNLSREELIDRAKDASGIISMLPDRVDEELMEACPDLRVIANYAVGYNNIDVEAAERLGITVCNTPHVLTESTAELGFALLMAAARRVAEGDRYTRRGDFRKWSSDLLMGMDLFGKTIGFFGFGRIGQAAARMAGGFNMDILYHTRRRDRQAETMLGAEYAEFDDMLKRSDFVMVTAPLTDETKHRFTSREFALMKDTSVFVNIGRGPIVKEADLADALESGEIFSAGLDVYEFEPEVEEKLFALENCVLAPHIGSASIATRGEMGRLCCDSVRGVLKDNETPWNALNGAS, encoded by the coding sequence ATGAAGGTTCTTATTACGGGGAGGATCCCCTTTGATGTTGTCTCCGCCCTTGAGGGGTTTGAGATCGATTATAACGATACTGAAAATAATCTTTCCCGTGAAGAGCTTATTGACAGGGCCAAGGATGCCTCGGGGATAATATCCATGCTGCCGGACAGGGTAGACGAAGAGCTCATGGAGGCGTGCCCAGATCTGAGGGTTATTGCCAACTACGCCGTGGGATACAATAATATCGATGTGGAGGCGGCGGAACGCCTCGGTATAACCGTTTGCAACACACCCCATGTTTTGACGGAATCTACGGCGGAGCTTGGTTTTGCCCTCCTGATGGCGGCGGCAAGAAGGGTCGCAGAGGGGGACAGGTATACCCGCAGGGGTGACTTCAGGAAATGGAGCTCGGATCTCCTTATGGGAATGGACCTTTTCGGCAAAACCATCGGCTTCTTCGGCTTTGGCAGGATAGGCCAGGCCGCAGCGAGGATGGCGGGGGGCTTCAATATGGATATCCTCTACCACACCCGCAGGCGTGACCGACAGGCGGAAACGATGCTTGGTGCAGAATACGCTGAATTCGACGATATGCTTAAACGCTCCGATTTCGTAATGGTGACAGCACCTCTCACCGATGAGACAAAACACCGCTTCACCTCCAGAGAGTTTGCACTGATGAAGGATACATCCGTATTCGTTAACATAGGAAGGGGCCCCATCGTAAAGGAGGCTGATCTGGCGGATGCCCTCGAATCGGGGGAGATCTTCTCCGCAGGACTTGATGTTTACGAGTTCGAGCCGGAGGTGGAGGAGAAGCTGTTCGCTCTTGAGAATTGTGTCCTCGCGCCGCATATTGGTTCCGCCTCTATCGCCACAAGAGGGGAGATGGGGAGGCTCTGCTGTGACAGCGTAAGAGGTGTTCTTAAGGATAACGAAACCCCGTGGAATGCTCTCAACGGGGCTTCGTAG
- a CDS encoding MarC family protein: MNETFKFAVLCFTSLFTMINPLGVIPLYISMTGGMSAERSRHVVYKALTVSFVVMVVFALTGEFIFRFFGISVNGFRIVGGIILFGIGYDMLGARISRKREADENEADFAGDIAITPIAIPVITGPGVITMVIVLMQEAQTAVQTGLLFAMILFVCLLTAAMLLSGKGIMSFLGDNGNKVLMRIMGLIVMVISVEFFFKGLTPIVRHMLMIEG; this comes from the coding sequence ATGAACGAAACCTTTAAGTTTGCAGTCCTCTGCTTTACGTCCCTCTTTACGATGATAAACCCGCTGGGTGTTATCCCGCTCTATATCTCCATGACCGGCGGAATGAGTGCAGAACGCTCAAGGCATGTTGTCTATAAGGCTCTGACGGTATCATTCGTTGTTATGGTCGTCTTCGCCCTGACGGGTGAGTTTATCTTCCGCTTCTTCGGCATATCCGTTAACGGCTTCAGGATCGTGGGCGGGATAATCCTCTTCGGTATCGGCTACGATATGCTAGGTGCGAGGATATCAAGAAAGCGTGAGGCGGATGAGAATGAAGCGGACTTTGCAGGAGATATAGCCATAACCCCCATCGCGATCCCTGTAATAACCGGTCCCGGTGTTATAACAATGGTTATTGTGCTTATGCAGGAGGCTCAAACCGCCGTGCAGACGGGGCTTTTATTTGCCATGATCCTCTTTGTCTGCCTGCTAACAGCGGCAATGCTTCTGAGCGGTAAGGGTATTATGTCCTTCCTCGGAGACAACGGTAATAAGGTACTCATGCGGATAATGGGGCTTATCGTTATGGTTATATCGGTGGAATTCTTCTTTAAGGGGCTAACCCCCATCGTCCGCCATATGCTTATGATAGAGGGGTGA
- a CDS encoding threonine aldolase family protein, whose protein sequence is MNRKVNFLSDNCAGVLPEVLEKIERTNTGYVPSYGNDSYTDEIKEKMRTELGDADISFVLTGTGANVICIDSCIRTFQGVVCPETAHINVDECGAPERFTGSKLLTVPSPDGKLTVAGIKSHMHTIGFEHHTQPKMISISQATECGTLYTIDEIKELTSFAHENGMVVHMDGARLVNAAASLKCSLKEMTKDAGVDLLSFGGTKGGLMMGEAIVFFNKELAKDVKYIRKQATQLYSKVRFVAAQFDAFFTGNLWQRTAEHANSMAAILAESIGRLPGVEITQAVEINAVFAKVPEKAVKKLLEKYYFYVWDPEKSVVRLMTSFQTQEDEIGEFTKDLEEALKS, encoded by the coding sequence ATGAACAGAAAAGTCAACTTCCTCAGCGACAACTGTGCGGGTGTCCTGCCGGAGGTTCTTGAGAAGATCGAACGGACGAATACGGGTTATGTCCCCTCATACGGAAACGATTCATACACCGATGAGATAAAGGAGAAGATGCGCACTGAGCTGGGCGATGCGGATATCTCCTTTGTCCTCACCGGAACCGGTGCAAACGTTATATGTATAGACAGCTGCATCAGAACCTTTCAGGGTGTTGTGTGCCCTGAGACAGCCCACATAAACGTGGACGAGTGCGGTGCGCCCGAACGCTTCACAGGGAGCAAGCTCCTCACAGTCCCCTCCCCCGACGGCAAGCTCACAGTAGCGGGAATTAAGAGCCACATGCACACCATCGGCTTCGAGCACCACACACAACCGAAGATGATCTCCATATCCCAGGCCACCGAGTGTGGAACCCTTTACACTATCGATGAGATAAAGGAGCTCACCTCCTTCGCCCATGAAAACGGCATGGTTGTTCATATGGACGGCGCAAGGCTCGTTAATGCAGCGGCCTCGCTTAAGTGCTCCCTTAAGGAGATGACGAAGGATGCAGGCGTAGACCTTCTCAGCTTCGGCGGAACAAAGGGGGGGCTTATGATGGGCGAGGCAATCGTCTTCTTCAACAAAGAGCTCGCAAAGGACGTGAAATATATCCGCAAGCAGGCCACCCAGCTTTATTCCAAGGTCCGATTCGTTGCGGCGCAGTTCGATGCCTTTTTCACTGGTAATCTCTGGCAGAGAACCGCCGAACATGCAAACAGCATGGCGGCAATACTGGCCGAGAGCATCGGCAGACTACCCGGTGTTGAGATAACCCAGGCTGTGGAGATAAATGCGGTTTTCGCAAAGGTACCCGAAAAGGCTGTGAAGAAGCTCCTCGAGAAATATTATTTCTACGTATGGGACCCTGAAAAGAGCGTTGTACGGCTGATGACATCCTTCCAGACACAGGAGGATGAGATAGGTGAATTCACGAAGGACCTCGAAGAGGCCCTTAAGTCATAA
- a CDS encoding ATP-dependent Clp protease ATP-binding subunit yields MFDLFTDRARRVILYSRESAEKMLQTSIDTEHILMGLLKERTGLAADIFTKKGVDINLLMNEIKNLSAQGRNLMIKGSLPFSPMGKNVLEYAVEEAKILENKYINTEHILLGLMKERRGKAFTLLNKLGFELVSLREEIKSMSKTQSKAASVATPTIDEFGRDLTELAAEGKLDPVIGRTEEIERLVQILCRRIKNNGVIIGEPGVGKTAIVEGLAREMVSENIPEFLKDKRLISLELGSLVAGTKYRGQFEERMKNLIKEIENVSNIIVFIDEIHTIVGAGAAEGSIDASNMLKPALARGSFQCIGATTLSEYRKHFEKDGALNRRFQTIFVDPPTAEETVSILNGVRRYYQDFHKVNIPDPVLEETVYLTDRYVTDKFQPDKSIDVIDEACSKLKLQVNVLPEKIKESKAKLDAAMDKRNRLITENDFESLEKCNRDIERLGKKVREEMESWSSELDENWPDLDKTKVAEVVAMITGIPVQKLSEDEMERIAKVGTDIKKYVVGQNEAVDSLAKAIKRSFAGLNAPERPLGSYIFLGPTGVGKTEVAKRLAEIVFGSQSMLIRMDMSEFMEKFNVSKLIGAPPGYVGYEEGGKLTEQVRRKPYSVILFDEIEKAHPEVMNVLLQILDDGHIHDSLGHKVNFKNTVIIMTSNLGTKLTLDNRSMGFNAVESVEFDIDYDKFKFNAFKELRNNFSPEFLNRVDSHIVFKPLGRSELFEIIDLQVEEINERLAKHNKRIELTDEVKDFLLSGDYNYTYGARPIKRLLQTHIEDNLSEMLISGKHKRRKNLKAVLKDGIISFK; encoded by the coding sequence ATGTTTGACCTTTTTACAGACAGAGCAAGGCGTGTGATCCTTTATTCAAGAGAATCCGCAGAGAAGATGCTTCAGACATCCATCGATACGGAGCATATATTAATGGGGCTTCTCAAGGAGAGAACGGGTCTCGCAGCCGATATATTCACAAAGAAGGGGGTTGATATAAACCTCCTCATGAATGAGATAAAAAACCTCAGCGCCCAGGGGCGCAACCTTATGATAAAGGGGAGCCTCCCCTTCAGCCCCATGGGAAAGAACGTTCTCGAGTATGCCGTTGAAGAGGCTAAGATCCTCGAGAACAAGTATATCAATACCGAGCACATCCTCCTCGGCCTCATGAAGGAGCGCAGAGGGAAGGCCTTCACACTGCTTAACAAGCTGGGCTTTGAGCTGGTATCCCTCAGGGAGGAGATCAAGTCGATGTCCAAGACCCAGTCCAAAGCAGCCTCGGTGGCAACACCCACCATCGACGAATTCGGTCGTGATCTCACGGAGCTAGCCGCAGAGGGTAAACTCGATCCCGTAATAGGTAGAACAGAGGAGATCGAAAGGCTTGTGCAGATACTCTGCCGGAGGATCAAGAACAACGGTGTCATCATAGGGGAGCCGGGTGTGGGCAAAACCGCCATCGTTGAAGGGCTCGCCCGGGAGATGGTTTCGGAGAATATCCCCGAATTCCTCAAGGACAAGAGGCTTATATCCCTAGAGCTCGGTAGCCTTGTTGCGGGAACGAAATACCGGGGACAGTTCGAAGAGCGGATGAAGAACCTGATCAAAGAGATAGAAAACGTAAGCAACATCATCGTCTTCATAGATGAGATCCATACCATAGTCGGCGCAGGTGCCGCAGAGGGCTCCATAGACGCATCCAACATGCTTAAGCCCGCCCTCGCCAGAGGCTCCTTCCAGTGCATCGGTGCAACCACGCTCTCCGAGTACAGGAAGCATTTCGAGAAGGATGGCGCACTCAACAGACGATTCCAGACTATCTTCGTGGATCCCCCCACTGCGGAGGAGACCGTGAGCATCCTTAACGGTGTCCGCCGGTATTATCAGGACTTCCACAAGGTAAACATACCCGATCCTGTACTCGAAGAAACGGTCTACCTCACAGATAGATACGTAACCGATAAGTTCCAGCCGGACAAGAGTATCGACGTAATAGATGAGGCATGCTCCAAGCTCAAGCTACAGGTAAACGTCCTGCCTGAAAAGATCAAGGAGAGCAAGGCGAAGCTGGACGCCGCCATGGACAAGCGCAACAGGCTCATAACCGAGAACGACTTCGAATCGCTCGAGAAATGCAACCGTGACATCGAAAGGCTGGGCAAAAAGGTTCGTGAGGAGATGGAGAGCTGGTCCAGCGAACTGGATGAAAACTGGCCTGATCTGGACAAGACAAAGGTGGCCGAAGTCGTGGCGATGATAACAGGTATCCCCGTTCAGAAGCTGAGCGAGGACGAGATGGAGCGCATCGCAAAGGTCGGCACAGATATAAAGAAATACGTTGTGGGGCAGAACGAGGCTGTGGACTCCCTCGCAAAGGCTATAAAGCGAAGCTTTGCAGGGCTCAACGCACCCGAAAGACCCCTCGGCTCATATATATTCCTCGGACCCACCGGTGTGGGTAAAACCGAGGTGGCAAAGCGGCTTGCGGAGATCGTTTTCGGCTCCCAGAGTATGCTGATCCGCATGGATATGAGCGAATTTATGGAGAAGTTTAACGTCTCCAAGCTCATCGGAGCACCCCCCGGATATGTGGGATACGAGGAGGGGGGCAAGCTCACCGAGCAGGTCCGCAGGAAGCCCTATTCCGTAATTCTCTTCGATGAGATAGAGAAGGCGCACCCCGAGGTTATGAACGTCCTCCTCCAGATTCTGGACGACGGACACATCCACGACAGCCTCGGCCATAAGGTGAACTTCAAGAACACAGTGATCATCATGACATCGAACCTCGGAACCAAGCTTACCCTTGATAACCGCTCCATGGGCTTCAACGCCGTGGAATCGGTGGAGTTCGATATCGATTACGACAAGTTCAAGTTCAATGCCTTCAAGGAGCTCCGCAACAACTTCTCGCCGGAGTTCCTTAACAGGGTGGACAGCCATATCGTGTTCAAGCCCCTCGGAAGGTCGGAGCTTTTCGAGATCATCGACCTGCAGGTGGAGGAGATTAACGAAAGGCTCGCCAAGCACAACAAGCGCATCGAGCTCACCGATGAGGTTAAGGACTTCCTCCTCTCCGGCGACTATAACTACACCTACGGAGCAAGGCCTATCAAACGCCTTCTCCAGACACATATAGAGGACAACCTCAGCGAGATGCTTATATCAGGCAAACATAAGAGAAGAAAGAATCTGAAGGCGGTGCTTAAAGATGGAATCATCTCATTTAAATAA
- a CDS encoding HD-GYP domain-containing protein, translating into MPELVKIPVEELQLGMTVARCDRQGVYFPFYGKPLNDGQAIDTLRKAGVSYVYIKASVSRAGEEEIDEVLEEISDEHSSAVQDAVKPGYFPVEEAPTLKEISRAKQLHIDAGKKTKSMLEDVRMGKTVDTSAAMDMVSDLVMFSLKSPHIFSCMTRLKDFDDYTYVHSLNVSILAISIGRRLGKSPEELDRLGLAGLLHDAGKMRIPEKILNKPGKLDAREFEYMKKHPELGYDIVKKSGRNVSEDVLVSILQHHEKADGTGYPGGLYGRQISSFAKIVSIADVYDAITSDRVYNQRRSPSEALKLIFSGSGTHFDKTLVKFFINIMGIYPVGTLTLLDSDELAVVFKQEGEDIMRPKVIVVTDKEGKQIDPVIFDLKENDIKGKPRKKIVSALNPREHNIDTNRIIDGFAARYSAV; encoded by the coding sequence ATGCCTGAACTTGTAAAGATACCCGTTGAAGAACTCCAGCTCGGCATGACCGTGGCCCGATGCGATCGTCAGGGCGTCTATTTCCCATTCTACGGAAAACCACTTAACGATGGACAGGCTATTGACACTCTGCGCAAAGCGGGGGTCTCTTACGTATATATTAAGGCCTCTGTTTCAAGGGCGGGTGAAGAGGAGATAGACGAAGTTCTGGAAGAGATTTCAGATGAGCATTCCTCTGCCGTTCAGGATGCAGTTAAGCCCGGTTACTTCCCCGTTGAAGAGGCGCCCACACTCAAAGAGATAAGCAGAGCAAAACAGCTTCATATAGATGCAGGGAAGAAGACTAAGAGCATGCTTGAGGATGTTCGTATGGGTAAAACGGTGGACACCTCCGCCGCCATGGATATGGTGAGCGATCTGGTAATGTTCAGCCTCAAGTCCCCTCACATATTCTCCTGCATGACACGCCTCAAGGACTTCGACGACTATACCTATGTACACTCCCTCAACGTCTCGATACTCGCTATTTCCATCGGCAGAAGACTTGGGAAAAGTCCCGAAGAGCTGGACAGGCTTGGTTTGGCAGGACTTCTCCACGATGCCGGCAAAATGCGCATTCCCGAAAAGATTCTCAACAAACCCGGCAAGCTCGATGCCCGTGAGTTTGAATATATGAAGAAACACCCCGAACTGGGTTACGACATAGTGAAAAAGAGCGGACGGAATGTAAGCGAGGATGTACTTGTCTCCATACTCCAGCACCATGAAAAGGCAGACGGTACAGGATACCCTGGAGGTCTCTACGGGCGGCAGATAAGCAGTTTTGCAAAAATTGTATCCATCGCTGATGTGTACGACGCCATCACAAGCGACCGTGTTTACAATCAGCGTCGCTCACCCTCTGAAGCGCTTAAGCTCATATTCAGCGGTTCCGGTACGCATTTTGACAAAACACTCGTTAAGTTCTTCATAAATATTATGGGCATATACCCCGTAGGAACACTCACCCTACTCGATTCCGATGAACTGGCAGTTGTTTTCAAGCAGGAAGGGGAAGATATCATGAGACCAAAGGTTATCGTAGTAACCGATAAGGAAGGGAAGCAAATCGACCCTGTTATCTTCGATCTCAAAGAGAATGATATCAAGGGTAAGCCTAGAAAGAAGATCGTATCAGCCCTGAACCCGAGGGAGCACAACATCGACACGAACAGGATAATTGATGGCTTCGCCGCAAGATATTCCGCCGTTTAA